The Thermoplasmata archaeon DNA window GTGCTGGTCGGCAACGCCGCCCACCGTCGCTGGCAGGAGCTCGCAGGCAACCCGGCGTTCGCTCGGTTCGTCGGCGAGGAGCTCGTTCCGCTGCTGCGTCGAGAGTACGACAAACGGGTCCCCGCTCGGAGAATCGTGCTCGCGGGCTCGAGCCTCGGCGCGCTGACGTCGTGCTTCGTCGCGCTGTGGTATCCACGGCTCTTTGGGAACGTCCTGGCCCAGTCCGGCGCGTTCCCGTGGGAATGTTCCGATCCCGGTGGCGGAAAGTCGACGCTGATGGAGCAGTACGCCCGAGCACCCCGGCACGCCGTGCGGTTCTACCTCGACGCGGGGACCCACGAGCGCTTCCCCGACCCCGTCATGGGCGTGTCGCTGCTCTGGTCGGTCATGCACATGCGCGACGTGCTCGAGGCTCGCGGATATCGCGTCCACTGCGCGGAGTTCGAAGGGGGTCACGACTACGCCTGCTGGAAGGGGACACTCGCCGACGGCCTGATCCACCTGCTGGGCCGACGGGCCGGCGACTGACCGACCGACGAGCGTCGGCCCGGCGGCGGAAGGCGACCCATTCGTCGACCACGGCGGGGGCCATCTCCCTCAGCACTGGCGATGTGCGCCGGCAGTGCGCAAGCTAGTTAGCGACCCCCCTGTGGTGCGACGCCGTGGACCGCAACGTGCGAGTTCTCGCCGTCGGCATGGCGATCCGAACGTTCGGCTCCGCCCTCTACAGCCCGTTCCTCGCCCTGTTCCTGTTCTCCGTGATGCAGATCAGTTACGTCGAGATCGGCGTGATCTTTGTCGCGATCGGCGGAGTCCAGCTGCCGTTCGGCTTTGCTGGCGGACTCTGGGCCGATCGGATCGGGCGGCGCCGTCTGATCATCGTCGCGTTGGCCACGGAGTCGATCCTCGTCGCGGCACTCGCCTACGCCTTCGACATACGCTCGCTCGCGCTGTCGATCGCCGTCGCCACGGTCGGGGGCTCGTTGCTCGCGGCCAGCAGCGCGGCCTTCTCCGCGTACATCGCCGACTGGGGCTCGGGGAGCGAGCGGACGCGCGCGTTCACCTGGTACCGGATCAGCTTCAACGCGGGCTTCGCGGTCGGAGCGGCCCTGGGGGGGACGCTCGTGGAGGTGATCGGGTTCGTCGACGCCCTGCTGGTCGCCTCCGGCGTCGTCGCGGTCGCCACCGGGTTCGTCGTCGCGACCCTCGCGCCGTCGCCGGTCGACCTGCGACTGCGCCATCAGGGTCCCGTCCGCGAGCCCGCGCCGGCGGCGCCGAAACCCGAGCGGTCCCTGCGCCAGAGCCTGGCGCTCCTCTCCCGCGACAGGACCGCGCTCGTCGTCGCGACCGGCTTCGCGCTCGCCTACCTTGCGGTCGGGCAGTGGAACGTCACGTTCTCCCTCTTCGTCCACAACAAGCTCGGGATCAGCTACTTCCTGCTGGGGATCGGTCTC harbors:
- a CDS encoding alpha/beta hydrolase-fold protein translates to VLVGNAAHRRWQELAGNPAFARFVGEELVPLLRREYDKRVPARRIVLAGSSLGALTSCFVALWYPRLFGNVLAQSGAFPWECSDPGGGKSTLMEQYARAPRHAVRFYLDAGTHERFPDPVMGVSLLWSVMHMRDVLEARGYRVHCAEFEGGHDYACWKGTLADGLIHLLGRRAGD
- a CDS encoding MFS transporter produces the protein MDRNVRVLAVGMAIRTFGSALYSPFLALFLFSVMQISYVEIGVIFVAIGGVQLPFGFAGGLWADRIGRRRLIIVALATESILVAALAYAFDIRSLALSIAVATVGGSLLAASSAAFSAYIADWGSGSERTRAFTWYRISFNAGFAVGAALGGTLVEVIGFVDALLVASGVVAVATGFVVATLAPSPVDLRLRHQGPVREPAPAAPKPERSLRQSLALLSRDRTALVVATGFALAYLAVGQWNVTFSLFVHNKLGISYFLLGIGLAMNGVLVVVAQSFTTERLLGRRHTSIAIGGVVLYVIAYLLLGVAALWALLPAILFLVAVVILTMGENVVSIPSTTLPSNLAPAGEVGAYNGAFNTFLGAAGLASIFFGGAVLTAVANPLLEWVLLVLPAIPAIAILRYASRRIPISMDRA